The following proteins are encoded in a genomic region of Cricetulus griseus strain 17A/GY chromosome 7, alternate assembly CriGri-PICRH-1.0, whole genome shotgun sequence:
- the Adgrf3 gene encoding adhesion G-protein coupled receptor F3 encodes MASRALSQLLLAMMLPLMELESTFVPTVHSDPKPSGEKSGHELNQNKGVGELALVSSYVQLEFSNRTRPQELPENFTLPVASTSLPPRMLTALALTTECRVNHNGTRFCTCHSGYLWNTTLCSLYPTCHGHRSEIDPCMCRSFHGPAPGYCQLLPPAPANLILDSQQQTPRDTLNLILLKKEEATNLRWYLKHPESHKLIFLRPGTSVSQMSSQGQAGLRITGLSHHWTGLYVSIFEAQGFRWELHQVVQVPLEEKEVVRLPDKLSISCVASTGFQLSCCIPLTNLAYTATWSPGQGSQASLHNFSDSQCLVLTVERCPAADTTYTCTLHSQNLAPLRAPVSITVIQDGDTTCPEDFLVVAWNVTKAGFVAQAPCPMNKRGVVKRLCGPDGIWGPIQNTCTEAKILAMCLKAKLLLEGQGKPDEEVQRILSQLRGQVGVVSTPSDLQEMLHTVTLLANVVAETRTELTDSALKDLLTTTDKILEVNLSSLWTLAQAQKPSLASDLLKAVETLVHSLRPQQHPFFFTSSNVLLQSQLLRHTSPPGYQMSFSAWPLLQARIPWYSLAPLVHNGTNVSITSLVLQKLDHHLPSSYTQGLWNTPYTTPGLVLVVSITADGQTFTQAELIMDFEHMNGTLHCVFWDYSLFQGQGGWSDKGCQVHAANTSTIIQCVCQHLTAFSILMSQHTVPENPILDLLSQVGVGVSILALLMCLVIYRLVWRVVVRNKVSFFRHATLYNMVICLLVADTCFLGSPFFPSGYHSLLCLATAFLCHFFYLATFFWMLAQALVMAHQLLFVFHQLSKYLVLSLMVILGYLCPLGFAGITLGLYLPQRKYLWEGKCLLNGDGVMLHAFSEPVLVIVCVNGLVLVIAVLKLVRPSLSEGPPAEKHQALVGVLKALLILTPIFGLTWGLGVVVIFDQDSMVSHYIFTILNSLQGVFILVFGCLTDKKVLQALRKRFHVPGTQSSNSAISLATNESYTSEHSKERSEHASYEERMTD; translated from the exons ATGGCCTCTCGAGCTCTCTCCCAGCTGCTCCTGGCCATGATGCTTCCCCTGATGGAGCTGGAGTCAACATTTGTCCCCACAGTCCATTCT GATCCCAAACCATCTGGAGAGAAATCTGGGCATGAACTGAACCAAAACAAGGGAGTAGGGG AATTGGCACTGGTCTCCAGCTATGTACAGCTGGAGTTTTCAAACAGGACCCGGCCACAGGAACTCCCTGAGAACTTCACTCTCCCTGTGGCCTCCACATCCCTTCCCCCAAGGATGCTTACCGCCCTCGCTCTTACAACAG AGTGCCGCGTCAACCACAATGGGACTAGGTTCTGCACTTGCCATTCTGGCTACCTGTGGAACACTACACTTTGCTCCCTTTATCCTACCTGCCATGGCCACAGATCAGAAATTGATCCCTGTATGTGTCGCAGCTTCCATGGTCCTGCTCCTGGCTACTGCCAGTTGCTGCCACCTG CTCCTGCAAACCTGATCCTGGACTCCCAGCAGCAAACGCCCAGGGACACCCTGAACCTCATTCTCCTGAAGAAAGAGGAGGCTACCAACCTAAGATGGTACTTGAAGCACCCAGAGAGCCACAAACTCATCTTCCTACGGCCGGGGACAAGTGTGTCCCAGATGTCCAGTcagggccaggctggccttagaatCACTGGCTTATCCCATCACTGGACAG GTTTGTACGTGAGCATCTTTGAGGCCCAGGGATTCAGGTGGGAGCTGCATCAGGTGGTGCAGGTACCCttggaggagaaagaagtggTTCGACTTCCAGACAAGCTGTCCATCTCCTGTGTTGCCTCCACTGGATTCCAACTGAGCTGCTGCATCCCGCTCACAAACTTGGCCTACACTGCCACTTGGAGCCCTGGGCAGGGCAGCCAAG CCTCCCTGCATAACTTCTCGGATTCCCAATGCCTGGTGCTGACTGTTGAGCGCTGCCCAGCAGCCGATACCACATATACGTGTACCCTTCACAGTCAGAACCTGGCTCCTCTCAGGGCTCCTGTCTCCATCACCGTCATCCAGG ATGGAGACACTACCTGCCCTGAGGACTTCCTAGTGGTTGCCTGGAATGTCACCAAGGCTGGCTTTGTGGCACAGGCTCCATGTCCCATGAATAAGAGGGGCGTGGTAAAGAGGCTCTGTGGGCCTGATGGCATCTGGGGGCCCATCCAGAACACCTGCACAGAGGCCAAGATCCTAGCCATGTGTCTTAAAGCCAAG CTGCTGCTGGAAGGCCAGGGAAAGCCGGATGAGGAGGTACAACGCATCCTGAGTCAGCTGAGAGGGCaggtgggtgtggtcagcaccCCCTCTGACTTACAAGAAATGCTGCACACTGTGACCTTGCTGGCCAACGTGGTAGCAGAGACACGAACAGAGCTTACAGACAGTGCCCTGAAG GATCTCCTGACAACCACAGACAAGATTCTAGAGGTGAACCTCAGCTCTCTGTGGACTCTGGCCCAGGCCCAGAAGCCCTCGCTGGCCTCAGATCTCCTGAAGGCTGTGGAGACCTTGGTCCACAGCTTGAGGCCACAGCAGCACCCTTTCTTCTTCACCTCATCTAATGTCCTACTGCAGAGCCAGCTCCTCAGACACACCTCTCCTCCTGGCTACCAAATGTCCTTCTCTGCCTGGCCCCTCCTGCAGGCACGGATCCCATGGTATTCACTGGCCCCACTGGTCCATAATGGAACTAACGTCAGTATTACTAGCCTAGTACTGCAAAAGCTGGACCACCATCTGCCCTCAAGCTATACGCAAGGGCTGTGGAACACCCCatataccactcctgggctggtCCTGGTGGTCTCCATTACAGCTGATGGCCAGACCTTCACACAGGCAGAACTTATCATGGACTTTGAACACATGAATGGAACCCTGCACTGTGTCTTCTGGGACTACAGTCTCTTCCAGGGTCAGGGGGGTTGGTCAGATAAAGGGTGCCAGGTTCATGCAGCCAACACCAGCACCATCATTCAGTGTGTTTGCCAGCATCTCACTGCCTTTTCCATCCTCATGTCCCAACACACCGTCCCAGAAAATCCTATCCTGGACCTGCTGAGTCAGGTGGGTGTTGGGGTTTCCATCCTAGCACTGCTCATGTGCCTGGTTATTTACAGGCTGGTATGGAGAGTGGTTGTTCGGAACAAAGTCTCCTTCTTCCGCCATGCCACCCTGTATAACATGGTGATCTGCTTGCTGGTCGCAGACACGTGCTTCCTGGGAAGCCCGTTCTTTCCTTCTGGGTACCACAGCCTCTTGTGCCTGGCCACTGCTTTCCTGTGCCACTTTTTCTACCTGGCCACTTTTTTCTGGATGCTGGCACAGGCCCTGGTGATGGCCCACCAGCTGCTTTTTGTCTTCCATCAGCTGTCCAAGTACTTGGTTCTGTCCCTGATGGTGATACTGGGCTACCTGTGCCCACTGGGGTTTGCAGGTATCACCCTGGGCCTCTACTTGCCTCAAAGGAAATACTTGTGGGAGGGGAAATGTCTGTTGAATGGAGATGGAGTCATGCTGCATGCTTTCAGCGAGCCAGTGCTGGTCATCGTCTGTGTAAACGGGCTGGTCCTTGTCATAGCTGTGTTGAAGCTCGTAAGACCTTCACTGTCAGAGGGACCCCCGGCAGAGAAGCACCAAGCTCTTGTCGGGGTGCTTAAAGCCCTGCTTATTCTCACGCCCATCTTTGGCCTCACCTGGGGACTGGGCGTGGTTGTTATATTTGATCAAGATTCCATGGTCTCTCACTACATCTTCACCATTCTCAACAGCCTCCAG